From the genome of Gilliamella sp. wkB7, one region includes:
- a CDS encoding sugar transporter, producing the protein MNNAKKRSRIWSSILCLAFAGFIFNTTEFVPVGLLPNIAESFSMDVAHAGLLLTIYAWAVSLLSLPLTVLTSKMERRKLLIFLFCLFIGSHLLAGFAWNFYSLMTARIGIACAHAVFWAITTPLAVRLAPNGKKAKAMSFIVVGTSMATVLGIPIGTKIGELVGWRTTFLCIGGIAFGILVLLIYLLPKVPSINTISIKDLPKVLKRPALLNIYLLTAIIITGHFTAYTYITPFMMRVGGFSQEIVVHLLLVIGFSGMIGSVIFTRYSSKYPTAILVVPVILLMACLLSLYFSSFNLYTAMMQGMIWGLAITIIGMVMQSKVIDVAPDATDIATSVYSGIYNIGIGGGAFVGSQVLVKLSTDYIGLVGAIFVILALLLFFFLSKKTW; encoded by the coding sequence GGTCGTCGATTCTTTGTTTAGCTTTTGCTGGATTTATTTTCAATACTACCGAATTTGTACCGGTTGGTTTACTGCCTAATATTGCGGAAAGCTTTTCAATGGATGTCGCTCATGCAGGGTTATTATTAACGATATATGCTTGGGCAGTATCATTACTATCATTACCTCTGACAGTATTAACATCTAAAATGGAGCGTCGTAAGCTCCTTATTTTTCTGTTTTGTCTATTTATCGGTAGCCATCTATTAGCTGGCTTTGCTTGGAATTTTTATAGCTTAATGACAGCTCGCATTGGTATAGCTTGTGCACATGCAGTATTTTGGGCTATTACCACTCCGTTAGCGGTTCGATTAGCGCCGAATGGCAAAAAGGCCAAAGCGATGAGCTTTATTGTAGTAGGCACATCTATGGCAACAGTACTCGGTATTCCTATTGGTACCAAAATAGGGGAATTAGTTGGTTGGCGTACTACGTTTTTGTGTATTGGTGGTATAGCCTTTGGTATTTTAGTTTTATTGATTTACTTACTTCCTAAAGTACCTAGTATTAACACCATCTCTATCAAAGATCTACCAAAAGTGCTAAAACGTCCAGCCTTACTTAATATTTACTTATTAACGGCTATTATTATCACCGGACATTTTACTGCCTATACTTACATTACGCCATTTATGATGAGAGTGGGAGGATTCAGTCAAGAAATTGTCGTCCATCTATTATTAGTTATTGGATTTTCGGGCATGATTGGCAGTGTCATTTTCACTCGATACTCAAGTAAATACCCAACAGCGATATTAGTTGTACCTGTAATATTATTGATGGCGTGCTTATTATCACTCTACTTCAGCTCATTTAATCTCTACACCGCGATGATGCAAGGCATGATATGGGGATTAGCAATTACAATTATTGGTATGGTCATGCAAAGTAAAGTGATCGACGTAGCACCCGATGCAACTGACATTGCCACATCTGTTTATTCAGGAATTTATAATATTGGTATCGGCGGAGGAGCCTTTGTCGGCAGCCAAGTATTAGTAAAACTATCAACTGATTATATTGGGTTAGTCGGTGCTATTTTTGTGATCCTTGCGTTACTTCTTTTCTTCTTTTTATCCAAAAAAACTTGGTAA
- a CDS encoding ABC transporter ATP-binding protein translates to MSLINLTNAYLSFSDAPLLDHIDMAIEVNERVCLVGRNGAGKSTLLKVLNKEVPLDEGQIVYENNVVVSRLQQDPPRDVQGNVFDFVAEGLQEQAQLLKDYHELSHQVEQEPSESNLAKLAKMQEQLDHQNGWQLENRIRNVISSLSLDSEAQLSSLSGGWLRKAALAKALVCQPTVLLLDEPTNHLDIETIKWLEEFLKSFNGSIVFISHDRSFIRQMATRIIDLDRGKIASWSGNYDNYLLGKEEALRVEELQNAEFDKKLAQEEVWIRQGIKARRTRNEGRVRALKAMRQEYSERRKVMGSAKMQIEEALRSGKIVFELENVTYQVDDKLLVNDFSVQVLRGDKIALIGPNGIGKTTLLKLMLGNLTPTSGSVHCGTKLEVAYFDQYRLELDPEKTVMDNLAEGKQEVMVNGRSRHVLGYLQDFLFPPKRARTPVRALSGGERNRLLLAKLFLKPSNLLVLDEPTNDLDIETLELLEELVNDYQGTVLLVSHDRQFVDNVVTQCWFFEEKGHIGIYAGGYADALQQQQQAQPVKVSTVNSSQQPKKESNTTNNQNKESAVKKKVKLSYNEQRELAQLPSKIEQLEIAIADLQAQIGQSDFFNQPHDITGPVLQSLSDKEAELEAVFERWEQLEALSQQ, encoded by the coding sequence ATGTCATTAATTAATCTTACCAATGCTTATCTTTCATTCAGTGATGCGCCTTTATTAGATCATATTGATATGGCGATCGAAGTGAACGAACGCGTTTGTCTTGTAGGTCGTAATGGTGCAGGTAAATCCACTTTACTTAAAGTGCTTAATAAAGAAGTACCATTGGATGAAGGACAAATTGTTTATGAAAATAATGTTGTTGTGTCACGCTTACAACAAGATCCGCCCCGTGATGTTCAAGGTAATGTATTCGATTTTGTGGCGGAAGGATTACAAGAACAAGCTCAGTTGTTAAAAGATTATCACGAATTATCGCATCAAGTTGAGCAAGAACCCAGTGAAAGTAATTTAGCGAAACTAGCTAAAATGCAAGAACAGCTCGATCACCAAAATGGTTGGCAACTTGAAAATCGGATTCGTAATGTGATTTCATCATTATCCCTAGATAGTGAAGCTCAATTATCATCACTTTCTGGAGGTTGGCTGCGTAAGGCTGCTTTAGCCAAAGCTTTGGTTTGTCAACCAACCGTTTTATTACTTGATGAACCAACTAACCATTTAGATATTGAAACCATTAAATGGTTAGAAGAATTTTTAAAAAGCTTCAATGGTAGCATTGTATTTATTTCACATGACCGTTCATTCATTCGTCAAATGGCGACACGAATTATTGATTTAGATCGTGGCAAAATCGCCTCTTGGAGTGGTAATTATGATAATTACTTACTTGGTAAAGAAGAAGCGTTGCGTGTTGAAGAGCTGCAAAATGCCGAATTCGATAAAAAATTAGCGCAAGAAGAGGTGTGGATCCGTCAAGGTATTAAAGCGCGTCGTACTCGTAATGAAGGGCGTGTACGCGCATTGAAAGCGATGCGACAAGAGTATTCTGAGCGTCGTAAAGTGATGGGCAGCGCTAAAATGCAAATTGAGGAAGCGTTACGTTCTGGAAAAATCGTTTTTGAATTGGAAAACGTGACTTATCAAGTTGATGATAAATTATTAGTCAATGACTTTTCAGTGCAAGTTTTACGCGGTGATAAGATTGCCCTGATTGGTCCTAATGGTATTGGTAAAACGACTTTGTTAAAACTGATGCTTGGTAATTTAACACCAACTTCGGGCAGCGTACATTGCGGCACTAAGCTTGAAGTCGCCTATTTTGATCAGTATCGTTTAGAGCTGGATCCCGAAAAAACAGTAATGGATAACTTGGCCGAAGGCAAGCAAGAGGTGATGGTAAACGGTCGTTCGCGTCATGTATTGGGTTATTTGCAGGATTTCTTGTTTCCACCTAAACGAGCCAGAACGCCAGTAAGGGCATTATCTGGGGGTGAACGTAATCGATTGTTATTGGCAAAACTGTTCTTAAAACCTAGCAATTTACTGGTATTGGACGAACCAACAAACGATTTAGATATTGAAACGTTGGAATTGTTAGAAGAACTGGTCAATGATTATCAAGGAACTGTTTTATTGGTAAGCCATGATCGGCAATTTGTTGATAATGTTGTTACGCAATGTTGGTTCTTCGAAGAGAAAGGGCATATTGGTATTTATGCTGGAGGTTATGCTGATGCGTTGCAACAACAGCAGCAGGCTCAACCCGTTAAAGTTTCGACGGTAAATAGCAGTCAACAACCTAAAAAAGAATCAAATACTACTAATAATCAAAATAAAGAATCTGCGGTTAAAAAGAAAGTAAAACTTAGCTATAACGAACAACGTGAATTAGCCCAGTTACCAAGCAAAATAGAACAGCTTGAAATTGCGATTGCTGATTTACAAGCGCAAATTGGTCAAAGTGACTTTTTTAATCAACCCCATGATATAACCGGTCCCGTTTTACAATCATTAAGTGATAAAGAAGCAGAATTAGAAGCAGTTTTTGAACGCTGGGAACAGTTAGAAGCACTTAGTCAACAGTAA
- a CDS encoding MerC domain-containing protein — MSHMWTFQRVGGLDQVVFKNANDIINLPDLDPKLWVALSCPTTGLDFDERTLALLDTDQDGRIRIPDILDAISWTKDKILSFQTILNSSDTLPLSEINTSTEQGKKLSVTAHSILANLNKHDINYLTQEDVQESIKVNAGKLYNGDLIFPPSAELSPEMQTFIQTAIKTTGAQKDMSGQDGIDLEIAQTFVDNLKTWQKWQTDISNTQTPFGEDRAEIWKLVQLLKPKIDDYFLRVELAEYAPQAQTALNVDEKYIVPTENGLLSDEALAELPLSKIDSTNYLDLVNGLNPLWKDKISRFKTLVASSLSNPDQLTQQEWQNIQQSLQAYTTLISSKPELTQLKVATEPTASIEDIHNDVITSLINSDLFTEFKQMVEQDNQTPISASDVLVLEKLVLFHKHLYRLLVNFASFADFFSLEKRAAFQLGKLYIDGRCATLCVAVDNIAKHANMANYSELCLLYCECTRQGEKKLIAAAMTAGQGDLLIEGRNGVFIDNNGNDWDANVVKIITKPISIQQAIWAPYQRIGRLITEQINKWATDKDADIDKSSEQALQNPANKFDIGKSMGIFAAIGLAIGAIGTALASIFQAIFSLAWWQFPLVIIGLFLIVSGPSVILAWLKLRRRTLGPLLEASGWAINGQVKINLMLGGLLTSKAELPDNAKRNLSDPLKQHHYKFIIILWLAILLGVGISGGWLWHEGYLDKIFEPQHHTEQNVQQQSEKQNNSNTSENH, encoded by the coding sequence ATGAGTCATATGTGGACATTCCAGCGAGTTGGTGGATTAGATCAAGTTGTATTTAAGAACGCTAACGACATTATCAATCTACCCGATTTAGATCCTAAATTGTGGGTAGCATTAAGCTGCCCAACAACAGGTTTAGATTTTGATGAACGAACTTTAGCTTTACTCGATACTGACCAAGATGGACGCATTCGTATACCGGATATTTTAGATGCAATTAGTTGGACCAAAGACAAAATATTATCGTTTCAGACGATTTTAAACTCCTCTGACACATTACCCTTATCTGAAATCAACACCTCAACAGAACAAGGTAAAAAACTGTCAGTTACAGCACACAGCATTCTTGCTAATTTAAACAAGCATGATATAAATTATTTAACCCAAGAAGATGTACAAGAGTCGATAAAAGTTAATGCAGGTAAACTTTACAATGGTGATTTAATTTTCCCACCTTCTGCTGAATTATCACCTGAAATGCAAACATTCATTCAAACCGCCATTAAAACAACCGGTGCCCAAAAAGATATGAGTGGGCAAGATGGTATTGACTTAGAGATTGCGCAAACTTTTGTTGATAATTTAAAAACTTGGCAGAAATGGCAAACCGATATCAGTAATACCCAAACACCCTTTGGTGAAGACCGAGCAGAAATTTGGAAATTAGTCCAACTTTTAAAACCAAAAATTGATGATTATTTTTTACGTGTTGAATTGGCCGAGTATGCCCCACAAGCACAAACCGCACTTAATGTTGATGAAAAATATATTGTCCCGACTGAAAATGGTTTACTGTCAGACGAAGCTTTGGCTGAATTACCTTTATCAAAAATTGATTCCACCAATTATCTTGATTTAGTCAATGGGCTCAATCCACTTTGGAAAGATAAGATCAGTCGTTTTAAAACATTAGTTGCCTCATCATTATCAAATCCTGACCAACTTACCCAGCAAGAGTGGCAAAATATTCAACAAAGTTTACAAGCCTACACTACGCTAATTAGTTCAAAACCCGAACTAACTCAGTTAAAGGTTGCAACCGAACCAACAGCAAGTATAGAAGATATTCACAACGATGTTATCACCAGTTTGATAAATTCGGATTTATTTACAGAATTTAAGCAGATGGTCGAACAAGATAACCAAACCCCTATTTCAGCATCGGATGTACTCGTACTTGAAAAGTTAGTTCTGTTTCATAAACATCTTTATCGTTTACTGGTTAATTTTGCCTCGTTTGCTGATTTCTTCTCACTTGAAAAAAGAGCCGCTTTCCAGCTTGGTAAACTGTATATTGATGGTCGGTGTGCTACCCTTTGTGTCGCCGTCGATAATATTGCCAAACATGCCAATATGGCAAATTATTCTGAGCTCTGTTTACTCTACTGCGAATGCACTCGTCAGGGTGAAAAGAAACTGATTGCTGCAGCTATGACCGCTGGACAAGGTGATTTATTGATTGAAGGTCGTAATGGTGTATTTATTGATAATAATGGCAATGATTGGGATGCCAATGTGGTTAAAATAATCACCAAGCCAATTAGTATTCAACAAGCCATTTGGGCGCCTTATCAACGTATTGGTCGTTTAATTACCGAACAAATTAATAAGTGGGCAACAGACAAAGATGCTGATATCGATAAGTCTAGCGAACAAGCGTTACAAAATCCTGCTAATAAATTTGATATCGGTAAAAGTATGGGGATTTTTGCTGCAATTGGCTTAGCCATTGGTGCTATTGGTACCGCTTTGGCGTCTATCTTTCAGGCTATCTTTTCGCTCGCTTGGTGGCAATTTCCATTAGTCATTATTGGACTATTTTTGATTGTATCCGGTCCTTCGGTGATTTTAGCATGGTTAAAACTACGTCGTCGCACTCTCGGACCATTACTTGAAGCATCGGGATGGGCCATTAATGGACAAGTAAAAATCAACTTAATGTTAGGGGGATTGCTCACAAGCAAAGCCGAACTGCCTGACAATGCTAAACGCAATTTAAGCGATCCATTGAAGCAACATCATTATAAATTCATCATTATTCTATGGTTAGCCATATTATTAGGTGTGGGTATTAGTGGTGGCTGGCTTTGGCACGAAGGTTATTTAGATAAAATTTTTGAACCACAACATCATACTGAACAAAATGTGCAACAGCAGTCAGAGAAGCAAAACAATAGTAACACAAGTGAAAATCATTAA